GACGAAGATCAACCGGGTCCGGTCGGTGATCGCGGCCAGCATCGCGTCCAGGTCGTGCACCTCGCCGGAGGTCAGCGGGACCTGCACGGACGTGGCACCGGAAACCTGGGTGATGATCGGGTACGCCTCGAACGAACGCCAGGCGTAGATCACTTCATCGCCGGGCCCGGACGTCGCCTGGACCAGCTGCTGGGCCACCCCGACCGACCCGGTGCCCGTCGCCAGATGCTCCACCGGCACCGAGAACCGCTCGGACAGCTCCGCCATCAGGCCCGTGCAGGCCATGTCCGGGTAGCGGTTGAAGGACCCTGCAGCCGTCACCGCGCTCTCCAGGACGCCCGGCAGCGGCGGATAGGGGTTCTCGTTGGAGGACAGCTTGTACGTGACGGGGCCGCCGGCCGCCGCCGGCCGGCCCGGCTTGTAGGTGGGAACGCCGTCCAGCGCAGCACGCAGCCTCGGGGTCTTCTCGCTCACCGCAGGTCCTCCTCGACCGTCCGCTCATCTCCAATACTGCACACCTTATGAGGATTGACCCGTTCGGCGGCAGCCCCGGCCCGGCGGCGGCGCCTCTCCCCTCCCCGGACGGCCCTCCCGGAAAGCCCGCGCAAAGCCCCCTGGGAGCGCTCCCCGAACCGGCGCGCGCCGGTGGCTTACGCCGTGGCGCGCATCCCCCGTCAAGGTGACTTGGGACCGCTTCGGGACCGGAACAGATCGACAGGTCAAGGCGGAAAATCTCCCGCAGAATGATCACCATTCATGCCAACTCCCTTTATTTTCCAGGGAATTGGTGATTGATCACCGTGCAGAAACGTGCCTTTCCACAGCCGTTGGTGGACCCCCGTGAATGCCCCTAACGAGCCCTACTATCGGCTCGCCATGACAGCAGCAGGGAAGCACCAGGTGAGCCGGTCGACCGGTCGCCGGCTGGGGCGGGCGGGCATCCGGGACGTGGCCGCCGCAGCCGGTGTGTCGATCACGACTGTCTCCGACGCGCTCAACGGCAAGGGCCGGCTTCCGGATGCCACCCGTAGCCATGTCCGCGAGGTGGCCGACCGGCTGGGCTACCGCCCGTCCGCAGCCGCCCGCACCCTCCGTACCGGCAAGTCAGGGCTCCTCGGCCTGACCGTGACCACGTACGGGGACGAACCTTTCACCTTCACCGAATTCGCCTACTTCGCGGAGATGGCCAGAGCCGCCACCTCCGCGGCCCTGGCCCGCGGCTATGCGCTGGTCATCCTCCCGGCGACCTCCCGTCACGACGTGTGGTCCAACGTCGCTCTCGACGGCACCGTCGTCATCGACCCCGCCGACGGCGACCCCGTCGTCACCGAACTCGTCCGGCACGGCATCCCCGTCGTCTCCGACGGCCGCCCCGGCGGCGCACTGCCCGTCACCGGCTGGGTCGACAACGACCACGAGGCGGCCGTCCTCGGTCTGCTCGACCATCTCGCCGACGCCGGCGCCCGCCGCATCGGGCTCCTCACGGGCAACACCACCGACACCTACACCCGCCTGTCGACCACCGCCTATCTGCACTGGTGCGAGCGGGTCGGCCAGGATCCGGTGTACGAGTCCTACCCGGCCCACGACCCGTGCGCGGGGGCCGTCGCCGCCGACCGGCTCTTGGCCCGCCCGGACCGCCCGGACGCCGTCTACGGGCTCTTCGACCCCAATGGCACGGACCTGCTGGCCGCCGCCCGGCGCTACGGTCTGCGGGTGCCGGAGGACCTGCTGCTGGTCTGCTGCAGCGAGTCCACCCTCTACGCCGCCACCGAACCGCCGGTCACCACACTCTCCCTCAAACCGCGCCGTATCGGCACCGCCGTCATCCAGATCCTCATCGACGCCATCGAAGGACTGGACAACGGCCGGCCCATCGAACAGGTGATACCTACCGACCTCATCGTCCGTGCCTCGTCCCAACGACGCTCACCGAGAACGACCGTCAGC
This genomic stretch from Streptomyces nigrescens harbors:
- a CDS encoding LacI family DNA-binding transcriptional regulator, whose translation is MTAAGKHQVSRSTGRRLGRAGIRDVAAAAGVSITTVSDALNGKGRLPDATRSHVREVADRLGYRPSAAARTLRTGKSGLLGLTVTTYGDEPFTFTEFAYFAEMARAATSAALARGYALVILPATSRHDVWSNVALDGTVVIDPADGDPVVTELVRHGIPVVSDGRPGGALPVTGWVDNDHEAAVLGLLDHLADAGARRIGLLTGNTTDTYTRLSTTAYLHWCERVGQDPVYESYPAHDPCAGAVAADRLLARPDRPDAVYGLFDPNGTDLLAAARRYGLRVPEDLLLVCCSESTLYAATEPPVTTLSLKPRRIGTAVIQILIDAIEGLDNGRPIEQVIPTDLIVRASSQRRSPRTTVSPPRGPTCD